A region of Pseudomonas sp. Marseille-Q3773 DNA encodes the following proteins:
- a CDS encoding type II secretion system protein GspI produces the protein MKRHQRGFTLLEVTVALAIAAVLAVITSQVLRQRLAVQDNLQQHRLGLLCARELQTRFAVEQFWPASDQVSGELSQGGQACHWQLQLRRTGVRDLRRGELLLFADRDQRLPLGQYTVFLERP, from the coding sequence ATGAAGCGGCATCAGCGCGGCTTCACCTTGCTCGAGGTGACCGTGGCCCTGGCGATCGCTGCCGTGCTGGCAGTGATCACCAGCCAGGTGTTGCGCCAGCGCCTGGCCGTGCAGGACAACCTGCAACAACACCGCCTCGGCCTGCTGTGTGCCCGCGAGCTGCAAACCCGCTTCGCCGTCGAGCAGTTCTGGCCCGCCAGCGATCAGGTGAGCGGTGAGCTCAGCCAGGGTGGCCAGGCGTGCCACTGGCAGCTGCAACTGCGCCGCACTGGTGTGCGCGACCTGCGTCGCGGGGAACTACTGCTGTTCGCCGATCGCGACCAGCGCCTGCCGCTAGGCCAGTACACCGTGTTTCTGGAGCGCCCATGA
- a CDS encoding hemagglutinin repeat-containing protein: protein MQTLSPLSSIRPDTLRWAIFLALLGSSAALAQGGLEATQGPGGIPIINSGHGVPVIDIVPPNASGLSHNQFIDYNVGTPGVVLNNATVAGQSELAGALAANPQFQGQAASTILNEVVSRNASLIEGPQEIFGRPADYILANPNGITLNGGSFINTTRAGFVVGTPQSEEQQLKYLDTLNASGTLHVLERGQRNDHGALELIAPQVDSKGLLRAGRALDVTVGRNRIERASGEIVEHLPATASSIDASFLGAMRAGRIRIVSTAEGAGVRVAAPQVFGSEGVDIQSAGALQVSGKADSPTELHAGGGLLRLSAADDLTLEAVEGRAPHIEVKAGQKLTLGAKAIESIERDRDSWKKKLLFITRETYSRDTTTTRQQQKGTQLLASDSISLHSGKDMRMTAATVTAGKALKVDSGADLTIVAGIDSQRTEEQVRHRKDLWRGDSDTDIRQEHARGSALDGGQVSVQASGNLDIQGSSLRSRGDLAIRARQADIGTTTLKHRGSQDGYRGDLVSGAFFADRKDNDSEGQTVAGSTIASDGKLTVTADQLAIKGSTVHGKQDAVLFSEKGSLAIEPGRGSSTSTDRNRDSKLFGLIGSSQENTERKQQVLVSDVASSSNLRLASADEMRIEGAKVAAGGQLQVEAKGDLLVASAQAVNEGESRDQQRNFTASAGQTQDAGDGKPESRQYAAGVAYEVVTTTRRQRTGNQVPSVLTGASVGLDSGANLQVNGSTVTASNGDLDVQARDITLGATRNERDLDTRTTRSGGGLQVTGGIDRVGSLFEGHHQREQLKDSASEVQRSTLQASGDLKLQADTLVTEAARVAAGNSLQVEAKRIDNRALEQTEEREQHRNNWAGSLGASVEYRDLTRPIERLVLGEEAARFQQASPEHAMVAPSVGGDMTVDHLKRLENQRRGFAQVSELSGAQVQVKADTLDDQGTRWRANAGTLGIEAQEHRMRAAQDTRQTSVQRLAFSGDARVDTSSGSDLNVRAAGKGGSLTTQDTTSTAVTASLYGQQGIQVQLGSEGRYEGTRIDGGEGDVVINSAGSLALPQATDRAEQQAGQLDGNAWAKVGNRPGGTGVDGRGYLDNAQQHTTSSNAQVAQIDAKGQVQLSSGGDLLLEGTRIGSPQAKAGDILLQSGGQLAVKAASNTRQATGSKLGGGLELAVKTGDTRGGAIGGHFSHGKQDEEARQAVDAQFASNGTLSLGSSAQEDTAVHLQGLQATAREMTVKAPSGGIRLEASANQERRNNLDITAGAGFDMAKGELDSRGLHGRLKVDLDKRDNLEWNAGKLRAERIDLQSRGDTRIEGVTLEAGRIAGVVDGDLYIASRKDIVNTLSVKGDARLSQEKNPQGYVNAATAVAGPLGGKVKEKAGSTLTKADPGFSPTFSLDVAHVQRDSVSQQTALKGSEGIELQVGGSVQLVGARLQSARGDVALDAQSVTRETLAGNDYRRDVSIDASNSPVDLGTALAEMVKGKGAADGENALDLGLLRTSGHSRSEQWVSSVQGKSK, encoded by the coding sequence ATGCAGACACTCTCGCCGCTATCGTCGATCCGCCCTGATACCTTGCGTTGGGCCATCTTCCTGGCATTGCTCGGGTCCAGTGCCGCCTTGGCCCAGGGCGGCCTGGAGGCAACCCAGGGCCCAGGTGGTATCCCGATCATCAACAGCGGCCACGGGGTACCGGTCATCGACATCGTGCCGCCCAACGCCAGCGGGCTGTCCCACAACCAGTTCATCGACTACAACGTCGGCACGCCTGGCGTGGTGCTGAACAACGCCACCGTGGCCGGGCAGTCGGAGCTGGCAGGAGCCCTTGCGGCCAACCCGCAATTCCAGGGCCAGGCCGCCTCGACCATTCTCAACGAAGTGGTCAGCCGCAACGCCTCGCTGATCGAGGGACCACAGGAAATCTTCGGTCGCCCTGCCGACTACATCCTGGCCAACCCCAATGGCATAACCCTGAATGGCGGCAGTTTCATCAACACCACCCGCGCCGGCTTCGTGGTGGGGACGCCACAATCCGAGGAGCAACAGCTCAAGTACCTCGATACGCTGAATGCCAGTGGCACCCTGCACGTGCTGGAGCGTGGCCAGAGGAATGACCACGGTGCCCTTGAGCTGATCGCCCCGCAGGTCGACAGCAAAGGGCTGCTCAGGGCGGGGCGAGCACTCGATGTCACCGTGGGGCGCAACCGTATCGAGCGGGCCAGCGGCGAAATCGTCGAGCATCTGCCAGCCACGGCGTCGAGCATCGATGCCAGCTTTCTCGGTGCGATGCGCGCCGGGCGTATCCGCATCGTGAGCACGGCCGAAGGCGCCGGTGTGCGCGTGGCTGCGCCGCAGGTGTTCGGCAGCGAGGGGGTCGACATCCAGTCGGCCGGGGCGCTGCAGGTCAGCGGCAAGGCTGACAGCCCCACCGAGCTGCATGCCGGAGGGGGCCTACTGAGGCTCAGCGCAGCCGACGACCTCACCCTGGAAGCCGTCGAAGGCCGCGCGCCACACATTGAAGTCAAGGCTGGCCAGAAACTCACCCTCGGCGCCAAGGCGATCGAGAGCATCGAGCGTGACAGGGACAGCTGGAAAAAAAAGCTCCTGTTCATTACCCGCGAAACCTACAGCCGCGACACCACCACCACCCGCCAGCAACAAAAGGGCACGCAACTGCTTGCCAGTGACAGCATAAGTTTGCACTCGGGTAAGGACATGCGCATGACCGCAGCCACCGTCACCGCCGGCAAGGCGCTGAAAGTGGACAGCGGTGCCGACCTGACCATCGTCGCCGGTATCGACAGCCAGCGCACCGAAGAGCAGGTGCGCCATCGCAAGGACTTGTGGCGTGGTGACAGCGACACCGACATACGCCAGGAACATGCCCGCGGCAGCGCGCTCGATGGTGGCCAGGTAAGCGTCCAGGCCAGCGGCAACCTCGACATTCAGGGCAGCAGCCTGCGCAGCCGCGGCGACCTGGCCATTCGTGCCAGGCAGGCCGACATCGGCACCACCACCCTGAAGCACCGCGGCAGCCAGGACGGCTATCGCGGCGACCTGGTTTCCGGTGCCTTCTTCGCCGACCGCAAAGACAATGACAGTGAAGGCCAGACCGTTGCCGGCAGCACCATCGCCAGCGACGGCAAGCTCACCGTCACAGCCGACCAGCTCGCCATCAAGGGCAGCACCGTCCATGGCAAGCAGGATGCCGTGCTGTTCAGCGAAAAAGGCTCGCTGGCCATTGAGCCAGGCCGGGGCAGCAGCACCTCGACCGACCGCAACCGCGACAGCAAGCTGTTCGGCCTGATTGGCAGCAGCCAGGAAAACACCGAGCGCAAACAGCAAGTACTGGTCAGTGATGTGGCTTCGTCCAGCAACCTGCGCCTGGCCAGTGCCGACGAAATGCGCATCGAGGGCGCCAAGGTCGCAGCGGGCGGGCAGCTGCAGGTCGAAGCCAAGGGCGACCTGCTGGTTGCCAGTGCGCAGGCGGTCAATGAAGGTGAATCCCGCGACCAGCAGCGCAACTTCACCGCCAGCGCCGGGCAGACCCAGGATGCCGGGGACGGCAAGCCCGAGTCCCGGCAATACGCTGCAGGCGTGGCTTATGAGGTGGTGACCACCACCCGCCGGCAGCGCACCGGCAACCAGGTGCCCAGTGTGCTCACAGGGGCCTCGGTGGGCCTGGATAGCGGCGCCAACCTGCAGGTCAACGGCTCCACGGTAACCGCCAGCAATGGCGACCTTGATGTTCAGGCGCGAGACATCACCCTGGGGGCTACCCGCAACGAGCGCGACCTGGACACCCGCACCACCCGCAGCGGTGGCGGGCTGCAGGTTACCGGTGGCATCGACCGGGTAGGCAGCCTGTTCGAAGGCCATCACCAGCGCGAGCAGCTGAAGGATAGCGCCAGCGAGGTACAGCGCAGCACCCTGCAGGCCAGCGGCGACCTGAAGCTGCAAGCCGACACGCTGGTTACCGAAGCGGCGCGCGTCGCGGCGGGCAACAGCCTGCAGGTAGAGGCCAAACGCATCGACAACCGTGCGCTCGAACAGACCGAGGAGCGAGAGCAGCACCGCAACAACTGGGCAGGCTCCCTGGGCGCCAGTGTGGAATACCGTGACCTCACCCGCCCGATCGAACGCCTGGTGCTGGGAGAGGAAGCCGCACGCTTCCAGCAGGCCTCCCCCGAACACGCCATGGTGGCTCCCAGCGTCGGCGGCGACATGACCGTCGACCACCTCAAGCGCCTGGAGAACCAACGCCGCGGCTTCGCCCAGGTGAGCGAACTGTCCGGGGCCCAGGTGCAAGTCAAGGCCGATACCCTAGACGACCAGGGCACCCGCTGGCGTGCCAATGCCGGCACGCTCGGCATCGAGGCCCAGGAACACCGCATGCGCGCGGCGCAGGACACCCGGCAAACCTCCGTGCAGCGCCTGGCGTTCAGTGGTGATGCACGTGTGGATACCAGCAGCGGAAGTGACCTCAATGTACGTGCCGCCGGCAAAGGCGGCTCGCTGACCACCCAGGACACCACCAGCACCGCAGTAACCGCCAGCCTGTATGGGCAACAGGGTATTCAGGTGCAACTGGGCAGTGAAGGCCGCTACGAAGGCACGCGCATCGACGGCGGCGAGGGTGACGTGGTCATCAACAGTGCCGGCTCGCTGGCCTTGCCGCAGGCGACCGACCGCGCCGAACAGCAGGCCGGTCAGCTCGACGGCAACGCCTGGGCCAAGGTGGGCAACCGCCCCGGTGGCACCGGTGTCGATGGCCGCGGCTATCTCGACAATGCGCAGCAGCACACCACCAGCAGCAACGCCCAGGTGGCACAGATCGACGCCAAGGGCCAGGTGCAACTGAGCAGCGGCGGCGACCTGCTGCTCGAAGGTACCCGGATCGGCAGCCCCCAGGCCAAGGCTGGCGACATTCTGTTGCAGAGCGGCGGCCAGCTCGCGGTCAAGGCGGCCAGCAACACCCGGCAAGCCACCGGCAGCAAGCTCGGCGGTGGCCTGGAACTGGCTGTCAAGACTGGCGACACCAGGGGCGGCGCCATCGGCGGGCACTTCAGCCACGGCAAGCAGGACGAAGAGGCGCGTCAGGCCGTCGACGCCCAGTTCGCCAGCAACGGCACGCTGAGCCTGGGCAGCAGCGCCCAGGAGGACACCGCAGTGCACTTGCAGGGGCTGCAGGCTACGGCTCGGGAAATGACGGTCAAGGCCCCAAGCGGCGGAATACGCCTGGAGGCGTCCGCCAACCAGGAGCGACGCAACAACCTCGACATCACGGCCGGCGCCGGTTTCGACATGGCCAAGGGCGAGCTGGACAGCCGTGGCCTGCATGGCCGCCTCAAGGTCGACCTGGACAAGCGCGACAACCTCGAGTGGAACGCCGGCAAACTGCGTGCCGAGCGCATCGACCTGCAAAGCCGCGGCGACACCCGTATCGAAGGTGTCACCCTGGAGGCAGGGCGCATCGCCGGGGTGGTCGACGGCGACCTGTATATCGCCAGCCGCAAGGACATCGTCAACACGCTGAGCGTCAAGGGCGATGCCCGCTTGAGCCAGGAAAAAAACCCGCAAGGCTACGTCAACGCCGCGACTGCAGTGGCTGGGCCATTGGGCGGCAAGGTCAAGGAAAAGGCCGGCTCGACCCTGACCAAGGCGGACCCGGGCTTCTCGCCAACCTTCAGCCTCGACGTAGCCCATGTGCAACGCGACAGCGTGAGCCAACAGACTGCGCTCAAAGGCAGCGAAGGCATCGAGCTGCAGGTCGGCGGTAGCGTGCAGCTGGTTGGCGCTCGCCTGCAATCGGCCCGAGGGGATGTGGCCCTCGACGCGCAATCAGTGACCCGCGAGACGCTTGCCGGCAATGACTATCGCCGGGACGTGTCGATCGATGCGTCCAACTCACCGGTGGACCTGGGGACGGCGCTTGCCGAGATGGTCAAGGGCAAAGGCGCGGCAGACGGGGAGAATGCGCTCGACCTGGGGTTGTTGCGGACCAGCGGGCATAGTCGCAGCGAGCAGTGGGTTTCGAGTGTGCAGGGCAAGAGCAAGTGA
- a CDS encoding GspL/Epsl periplasmic domain-containing protein, producing the protein MKVEWRRRTAARPWLLLRPGATWHWALVDGGVVQSHGQGKPPLPLQARAALIVPAEACSHFRVPAPPGLKREEWPLLLEDRLLQAADEVTCACLAREPGYLRLLVVARQQLDGWRSQCGEWDLPVERCWAELQLLPTPAAGAAWHWQRSADLRLCKGLGADGQEHWLAWPQALGDALPQPWSGLHTVSLGGDWPSALPSLDKLPGLFEATRKPRALPLVSRPQRRLLAACLALAAVWAGLWMTQQWRQAQLWRSQVVAVTGAQPSPRHAAQALRRLREGELQQRVRLRQLEDLQAALQAWLGEHPGWHLRAVRFDGQRWHVRLAGEGSAPPWHDMATAAGATVQVQAGQAVFDLGAAS; encoded by the coding sequence ATGAAAGTTGAATGGCGACGGCGCACAGCGGCCCGGCCCTGGCTGTTGCTGCGACCGGGTGCTACCTGGCACTGGGCGCTGGTCGATGGCGGCGTTGTGCAAAGCCACGGGCAGGGCAAGCCGCCGCTGCCCCTGCAGGCGCGAGCCGCGCTGATTGTGCCGGCCGAGGCCTGCAGCCATTTCCGCGTGCCGGCGCCGCCCGGGCTCAAACGTGAAGAATGGCCGCTGCTGCTCGAAGACCGCTTGCTGCAGGCCGCGGATGAAGTGACTTGTGCCTGCCTGGCGCGTGAGCCCGGTTACCTTCGCTTGCTGGTGGTGGCGCGGCAGCAACTGGACGGCTGGCGAAGTCAGTGTGGCGAATGGGACTTGCCGGTGGAACGTTGCTGGGCGGAGTTGCAGCTACTGCCGACACCCGCGGCGGGCGCTGCCTGGCACTGGCAGCGCAGCGCCGATCTGCGCTTGTGCAAAGGGCTGGGCGCAGACGGCCAGGAACATTGGCTGGCCTGGCCGCAGGCATTGGGTGATGCGCTTCCACAACCGTGGTCGGGGCTGCACACGGTGTCGCTGGGCGGTGACTGGCCATCGGCGTTGCCATCGCTCGATAAATTGCCGGGCCTGTTCGAGGCTACCCGCAAACCGCGTGCATTGCCGCTGGTATCCCGGCCGCAGCGACGCCTGCTTGCCGCTTGCCTGGCATTGGCTGCTGTCTGGGCCGGTCTGTGGATGACCCAGCAATGGCGCCAGGCGCAACTCTGGCGCAGCCAGGTGGTGGCCGTGACCGGCGCCCAGCCCAGCCCGCGTCACGCCGCGCAGGCGCTCAGACGGCTGCGCGAAGGTGAGTTGCAACAACGCGTGCGCCTGCGCCAGCTCGAAGACCTGCAAGCGGCATTGCAGGCCTGGCTGGGTGAGCACCCCGGCTGGCACCTGCGCGCGGTGCGCTTCGATGGCCAGCGCTGGCACGTGCGCCTGGCGGGTGAGGGTAGTGCACCGCCATGGCACGACATGGCGACCGCTGCGGGTGCCACTGTTCAGGTGCAAGCGGGCCAGGCGGTATTCGACCTGGGGGCCGCCTCATGA
- a CDS encoding L,D-transpeptidase family protein, translated as MRWLLAVFCLCVTSVSQAAFTETIIRKPQPAAQTPSPSQQAMQPLIDKVLVIKSERRLQLISRGEPLKTYRISLGKQPKGAKEREGDKKTPEGLYWLDWRKQSDRFNLAIHINYPNVSDAARASREGVSAGSMIMIHGTPISDEYPEWYFHTLDWTDGCIAMRNRDMQEVWDLVRDGTLIEIRP; from the coding sequence ATGCGCTGGTTGCTTGCCGTTTTCTGCCTTTGCGTTACCTCGGTGTCACAGGCGGCGTTCACCGAAACCATCATCCGCAAACCCCAGCCGGCAGCGCAGACTCCATCGCCTTCGCAGCAGGCGATGCAGCCGTTGATCGACAAGGTGCTGGTGATCAAGTCCGAGCGGCGTCTGCAATTGATCAGCCGTGGCGAACCGCTGAAAACCTACCGCATCTCCCTGGGCAAGCAGCCCAAGGGCGCCAAGGAACGCGAGGGTGACAAGAAAACCCCCGAGGGCCTTTACTGGCTGGACTGGCGCAAGCAAAGCGACCGCTTCAACCTGGCCATCCACATCAACTACCCGAACGTCAGCGATGCCGCCCGCGCGAGCCGTGAAGGGGTAAGTGCCGGCAGCATGATCATGATTCACGGCACGCCGATCAGCGACGAATACCCGGAGTGGTACTTCCATACGCTGGACTGGACCGATGGCTGCATTGCCATGCGTAACCGCGACATGCAGGAAGTGTGGGACCTGGTGCGCGATGGGACGTTGATCGAGATCCGCCCTTGA
- a CDS encoding ShlB/FhaC/HecB family hemolysin secretion/activation protein, with product MPCQIRHVAVLALTGCLGATLSSPLALADDPASQQLLDQQHTLRQLEQQQRLERWQRMPSPAERPTTVAPVPEDKHCWAIDGVRVEGNRQLDTAELTATLHALVSPCMGVTDINQLLKAITGLYLQAGYPASRPYLRQPPKDGETLDITLVEGFVESIELAGADLPLSLAGAFPGQLGQPLYLPDLEQGLDQLNRLRAYDLTAALLPGELQGGTRVIVQPRSVASRWHVDSRFDNRGSELSGRHRLSLGIGLDSPLGLNDDLRLSLTNSVLHAPGESQGLSLYYSVPYGAWTFALSASQLRYEAPLPGSDKRADGSSSYQALSVERVLWRNQQGMLSASVRLDRKQLVNRSAGAVIVQQSPTLSSVEAGINLLWLEAGLWNGYLGIGQGLDAFGADRSPLGAQRLRPDFRKYRANLLHLRQGPPTAPWRWQSELGLQYSSDALPAVEQLLVSDDSAVRGFRLRTYSGASAAAWRNTFSQALPATWTAPLQVRPYIGLDLGWARTAAGKPSQRLAGAAAGLELSLGSSRLRLDYQRALYASDLPHRLLEPGFWVLDWTLNI from the coding sequence ATGCCGTGCCAAATTCGCCATGTTGCCGTCCTGGCGCTAACTGGTTGCCTTGGCGCAACGTTGTCCAGCCCACTGGCACTGGCCGACGACCCTGCCAGCCAACAACTGCTCGATCAGCAGCACACCCTCCGCCAGCTGGAGCAGCAACAGCGGCTGGAGCGCTGGCAGCGCATGCCCTCCCCGGCCGAACGTCCTACCACTGTCGCCCCCGTGCCAGAGGACAAGCACTGCTGGGCTATCGACGGCGTGCGAGTGGAAGGCAACCGCCAGCTCGATACCGCAGAGCTGACGGCAACCCTGCATGCGCTGGTCTCGCCTTGCATGGGCGTCACCGACATCAACCAACTGCTGAAGGCCATTACCGGCCTGTACCTGCAGGCCGGCTACCCGGCCAGCCGCCCCTACCTGCGGCAACCGCCAAAGGACGGCGAGACGCTGGATATCACCCTCGTCGAAGGCTTCGTCGAGTCCATCGAACTGGCCGGCGCCGATTTGCCGCTGTCGCTGGCAGGTGCCTTCCCGGGGCAGCTCGGCCAGCCGCTGTACCTGCCGGACCTGGAGCAAGGCCTCGACCAACTCAACCGCCTGCGCGCCTACGACCTCACCGCCGCCCTGCTGCCGGGCGAGCTGCAGGGCGGCACGCGGGTCATCGTGCAGCCGCGCAGCGTAGCCTCGCGCTGGCATGTCGACAGCCGCTTCGACAACCGTGGCAGCGAGCTGAGCGGGCGGCACCGCCTGAGCCTCGGCATCGGCCTGGACAGCCCGCTGGGCCTGAATGACGACCTGCGTCTGTCGCTGACCAACAGCGTGCTGCATGCCCCCGGCGAAAGCCAAGGCCTGTCGTTGTACTACAGCGTGCCTTACGGCGCCTGGACTTTTGCCCTCAGCGCCAGCCAGCTGCGCTACGAGGCACCACTGCCCGGCAGCGACAAGCGCGCCGATGGCAGCAGCAGCTATCAGGCCCTGAGCGTCGAGCGCGTGCTGTGGCGCAACCAGCAAGGCATGCTCAGCGCCAGTGTACGGCTGGACCGCAAGCAACTGGTCAATCGCAGCGCCGGCGCGGTCATCGTCCAGCAGAGCCCGACATTGAGCAGCGTCGAAGCCGGTATCAACCTGCTGTGGCTCGAAGCCGGCCTGTGGAATGGCTACCTCGGGATTGGCCAGGGCCTCGACGCGTTCGGCGCCGACCGCTCGCCACTCGGTGCGCAACGCTTGCGTCCGGACTTTCGCAAGTACCGCGCCAACCTGCTGCACCTGCGCCAGGGCCCGCCCACCGCCCCCTGGCGCTGGCAAAGCGAACTGGGCCTGCAGTACAGCAGCGACGCCCTGCCCGCCGTGGAGCAACTGCTGGTCAGTGATGATTCGGCCGTGCGCGGCTTTCGCCTGCGTACCTACTCCGGCGCCAGCGCCGCTGCCTGGCGCAACACCTTCAGCCAGGCACTGCCAGCGACCTGGACTGCCCCCTTGCAGGTACGCCCCTACATCGGCCTGGACCTGGGCTGGGCCCGCACCGCCGCAGGCAAACCGTCACAGCGCCTGGCCGGTGCCGCCGCCGGCCTGGAACTGAGCCTCGGCAGCAGCCGCTTGCGGCTGGACTACCAGCGCGCCCTCTACGCCAGCGATCTGCCCCACCGTTTGCTGGAACCCGGCTTCTGGGTGCTGGACTGGACCCTGAACATCTGA
- the gspM gene encoding type II secretion system protein GspM yields MNRDWIQRHRIKFAWALIALLLAVLALRAGLAQWRELSQWRGLAEQAASLHGGTGVSLERLRQSAQARRIELAEVDAQGKVWQLRGQVADELVLQGWLQSLRVEGVQPLQWGLEQDGKGLRFELVVQP; encoded by the coding sequence ATGAACCGTGACTGGATACAGCGTCACCGTATCAAGTTCGCCTGGGCACTGATTGCCCTGTTGCTGGCCGTGCTGGCCCTGCGCGCGGGCCTGGCGCAATGGCGCGAGCTCAGCCAGTGGCGCGGGCTGGCGGAACAGGCCGCCAGCCTGCACGGCGGCACGGGGGTGAGCCTGGAACGGCTACGTCAGTCGGCCCAGGCCCGGCGTATCGAACTTGCTGAGGTCGATGCGCAAGGCAAGGTCTGGCAACTGCGTGGCCAGGTAGCTGACGAGCTTGTACTGCAAGGCTGGCTGCAGAGCCTGCGTGTCGAAGGCGTGCAGCCACTGCAATGGGGGCTGGAACAAGACGGCAAGGGCCTGCGCTTCGAGCTGGTGGTGCAACCATGA
- a CDS encoding prepilin-type N-terminal cleavage/methylation domain-containing protein: protein MKRRQAGLTLIELMVALALTAVLGILLAALVNGWLKVRERLQVTTGETSVLDFCLALERRFDSPAMRRIYEQRLPLASRWLDWQPASNQLLWVASTGLPEAEGGAHLQRQRLRFEAREQRLLLESSADLYAAGAPRWLERERLERVSAMNVLYYQGGRWLAWPSDQPAHPGRGVRLELQRDGAPYVCTFALPWGRS, encoded by the coding sequence ATGAAGCGCCGTCAGGCCGGCCTGACCCTGATCGAGCTGATGGTCGCCCTGGCCCTGACCGCCGTGCTCGGTATCCTGCTCGCCGCTTTGGTCAATGGCTGGCTCAAGGTGCGCGAGCGCTTGCAGGTCACCACCGGGGAAACCTCGGTGCTGGACTTTTGCCTGGCCCTGGAACGGCGCTTCGACAGCCCGGCAATGCGCCGCATCTACGAACAGCGCCTGCCCCTGGCCAGCCGCTGGCTCGACTGGCAGCCAGCCAGCAACCAGCTGCTCTGGGTCGCCTCCACCGGCCTGCCGGAAGCCGAAGGCGGTGCACACTTGCAACGTCAGCGCCTGCGTTTCGAGGCCCGTGAGCAACGCCTGTTGCTGGAAAGCTCGGCCGACCTGTACGCCGCTGGCGCGCCGCGCTGGCTCGAGCGTGAACGGCTAGAGCGGGTCAGCGCCATGAATGTTCTGTATTACCAGGGCGGCCGCTGGCTGGCCTGGCCTTCCGACCAACCCGCGCACCCCGGCCGTGGCGTGCGCCTGGAATTGCAGCGTGACGGGGCCCCCTATGTCTGCACCTTCGCGCTCCCATGGGGGCGCTCATGA
- a CDS encoding NUDIX hydrolase, protein MKFCSTCGQLVTQRIPAGDSRLRYVCESCQTIHYQNPNIVAGVLPTWGSQVLLCRRAIEPRRGFWTLPAGFMENGETLDQAARRETVEEACARVGSLALYQLFDLPHINQVHVFFRAELADLDFAIGVESLEVRLFEEHEIPWGELAFRTVTRTLECYYRDRIGQHYPIGHEYLPPMTVSTTT, encoded by the coding sequence ATGAAATTCTGCAGCACGTGCGGCCAGCTGGTCACTCAGCGGATCCCCGCAGGCGACAGCCGCCTGCGCTATGTCTGCGAGTCCTGCCAGACCATCCATTACCAGAACCCCAACATTGTCGCTGGCGTGTTGCCGACCTGGGGCAGCCAGGTGCTGCTGTGCCGCCGTGCCATCGAGCCGCGCCGGGGCTTCTGGACCCTGCCCGCCGGGTTCATGGAAAATGGCGAGACCCTCGACCAGGCCGCCCGTCGCGAAACCGTCGAGGAAGCCTGCGCCCGGGTCGGCAGCCTGGCCCTGTACCAGCTGTTCGACCTGCCGCACATCAATCAGGTGCATGTGTTCTTCCGCGCCGAGCTGGCCGACCTCGATTTTGCCATCGGCGTCGAAAGCCTGGAGGTGCGGCTGTTCGAGGAACACGAGATACCGTGGGGCGAGCTGGCTTTCCGCACAGTCACACGCACACTAGAATGCTACTATCGCGACCGCATCGGGCAGCACTACCCCATAGGCCATGAATACCTGCCGCCGATGACTGTCTCGACCACTACCTAG
- a CDS encoding type II secretion system protein N translates to MSRTSVAWVLLVFVVSLLLELPASWVVRAFGLPVREASGSLWRGQAQQLGPVGPLHWAVHPWRLQASAELGWQGQAWRLRGEGWPWRWQLEAAAMGAQATVVTDYRVAGQWQGALRVQGAGRRCQGSDGRLVVTDLALSEPWSLGLGQGWLEMDCRNGWRLRGQLAQPGQHHLAMEADLQGRRTQLVYELQPDAALTPLLRGAQWLGPQALAGRRDLRW, encoded by the coding sequence ATGAGCCGAACAAGTGTGGCCTGGGTGCTGCTGGTATTCGTCGTGTCGCTGCTGCTGGAGCTGCCGGCCAGCTGGGTGGTGAGAGCGTTCGGCCTGCCCGTGCGCGAAGCCAGTGGCAGCCTGTGGCGTGGCCAGGCACAACAGCTGGGGCCGGTCGGGCCGCTGCACTGGGCCGTGCACCCTTGGCGCCTGCAGGCTAGCGCGGAGCTGGGCTGGCAGGGCCAGGCCTGGCGATTGCGTGGTGAAGGCTGGCCATGGCGCTGGCAGCTGGAAGCGGCGGCCATGGGCGCGCAGGCGACGGTAGTCACGGATTACCGCGTGGCCGGGCAATGGCAGGGCGCGCTGCGGGTTCAGGGCGCCGGGCGCCGATGCCAGGGCAGCGATGGCCGCCTGGTCGTTACCGACCTGGCCCTGAGCGAGCCATGGTCGCTGGGCCTGGGGCAGGGCTGGCTGGAAATGGACTGCCGTAATGGCTGGCGCCTGCGCGGGCAACTGGCCCAACCGGGGCAGCATCACCTGGCAATGGAGGCAGACCTACAGGGGCGCCGGACCCAGCTAGTGTACGAATTGCAGCCCGACGCGGCGCTCACGCCTTTGCTGCGTGGGGCGCAGTGGCTCGGGCCGCAGGCGCTGGCCGGCCGACGAGACCTTCGCTGGTAG